The Thermosynechococcus sp. HN-54 DNA segment TCGTCATCGGGCAGGCGATCGCCAAAATCCTGCTGAAAATTCATCAAGATCGTGAAATCGGCACAGCGGAATGAATAAATGGACTGATCCACATCGCCCACGACAAAAATCGAGCGATCGCGCCAATCTTGAAACTGCTGGGGGGGCGTGCCATTGGTCGCCAAGAGCCGAATCAGATCGTATTGGGTGCGGTTGGTGTCTTGGTACTCATCCACCAGAATATGTTGGAATTGCTGATGCCAATACTCAAGGCGCTCAGGATGCTGTTGTAGCAGATGCACCGTTCGCAAAATCAAATCATCAAAGTCAAGGGCATTGTTCTTGGCAAGGGCTGCCTCATAGCGACGATAAACCTCTGCGGCCACCCGAGCAGCCGGCGATCGCTGTTCCTGTTCCAATTGGTCGGGTCTAAGACCACGGTTTTTGGCATGGCTAATTTTGTAGCGGATAGCGCGCGGATCATGCTTGCGCTCATCAAGGTTCATTTCAGCCGTGGCAATTTCCTTAATCAGGCTCTGCACATCCGACTCATCAAAAATGGTGAAATGCCGCGTCCAGCGATACCCTTGGGGATGCTGATAAGCCTCAATTTCTAGGCGCAGGAGTCGGGCACACAAGCTGTGGAAGGTGCCAATCCACAGGGGTTTGGTGTAGGTTTGATAGACTCGCGATCGCACCCGTTGTTGTTCAAGGGGGGCTAGATCCAGCCAGTCTCGCCCATAGAGTTGCTTGGCCATCTCTTGACCAAAGAGGGCTTCAATCCGCTCCCTCATTTCACGGGCGGCCTTGTTGGTAAATGTCACCGCCAAGATATGCTCTGGTGCCACCTGGTGATGGCGAATCAAATGGGCAATGCGATAGGTGAGCGTGCGTGTTTTTCCAGACCCCGCGCCAGCCACCACTAACATCGGGCCCCCATAGTGCTCCACCGCTTGCCGTTGTGACGGATTCAGTCCTGCGAGAAAATCACTGCTCATTTACTGCTCTGCCCATGCGCCTAAAGCTTTATGATACCTGACGATTACTGGCCAACTGGTTGGCGCCTCCAGCCGCTAGCACTGCGGGTATCGCATCGCCGCCGTCAAGATTTGCTGTCAAAAATTTCCGAAAACAGAAAATCAAGTCTTGCGTTGCGGCTTGCCGCTAGTGGGGTTGCTGGTTCTTCTAGCCTCCCCTAGGTGGTGGATGTTAATTTTTTTGTGCTTTTGCCCCCCTCTAAACCCGAGAACCCCTCAGGGTACAATGGGAATCCATCCTAACTGATCGCACTCTATGGACAGCGTCCACTGGCAGCAGGTTCACAACTACACTGACATCCTTTACCACAAAACCACGGGCATTGCCAAAATTACGATTAACCGTCCCCACAAGCGCAACGCCTTTCGCCCGCAAACCATTGTTGAAATGAGTCAAGCCTTTGAAGATGCCCGCAACGATCCCACAATTGGCGTTGTCTTGCTGACAGGTGCCGGCCCCCACACCGATGGCAAGTATGCGTTTTGTGCGGGTGGTGACCAAAGTATTCGCGGTGAGGCGGGTTATCTGGACGAGCAGGGGGTGGCGCGACTGAATGTTTTGGATCTACAACGGCAAATTCGCTCCCTGCCGAAGGTGGTGATTGCCCTTGTGGCTGGGTATGCCATTGGTGGTGGCCATGTGCTGCACTTGGTGTGCGATCTGACGATCGCGGCTGAGAATGCCATTTTTGGTCAAACGGGACCACGAGTGGGTAGTTTTGATGCCGGGTTTGGGGCTAGTTATTTAGCCCGCATTGTGGGCCAGAAAAAAGCTCGCGAAATTTGGTTTCTCTGTCGGCAATATACAGCTCAGGAAGCCCTTGCCATGGGGTTGGTCAACGCCCTTGTCCCCGTTGAAGAGCTGGAGGCTGAGGGGATCCGCTGGGCGCAGGAGATTCTCACGAAAAGTCCCTTGGCCATTCGCTGCTTGAAGGCGGCCTTTAATGCTGATTGTGATGGTCAGGCCGGGCTACAGGAATTGGCCGGGAATGCCACCCTCCTGTACTACCTCACCGAAGAGAGTGCCGAGGGCAAAAATGCCTTTTTAGAAAAGCGTCCGCCCAACTTTCAGCAATTTCCTTGGCGTCCTTAGGGGATGCGCTAGAGTAGGAGTATGTGGCATTGGGAGAGTCCGCCATGTGTATCTGTGTTAACTGCGCCCTTGTGGACCGCTGTACCACATACTATGCCGTTGAGGAGCAGCACCAACAACCCCATCTGACCCTGACGCCAGACTTTGACCCGATTGAGCCGACGATCAATGTGAATATCCGCACCCAAGGGGAAGAAATTCAACTGGAATGGGATGTCGTTGGTTGTGCTAGTTTCGTGGAAGATCAGGGACGGTGGGCACGCCTGCGCCCAGGAGAACTGATTCCGACCTAAGGGTAGCGCCAGTTGGCGATCGTCCCCGACTCCATGTTTTCTGTTCCTACCAGCAATGGGACGCAGCCAACGGCAACAACAACTGGATGTATTTATTCACTCACCACAGGTTGAGATAGCCCTTTTCGTCCTGATTTTGGCATGGGCACTATTGGTGGTGCTGGATGTCCTTTGGATTCAGCCGGGGCAGCCTAATTTTTATATCGTCTTAGCAGAGGTGCCGTTACGCCTCTGTTTTTTTATTGAACTATTTTTGCGCTTTGCGATCGCCCGCAAAAAGAAACGATTTTTCCGCCACTATTGGCTAGATCTCGTGGCGATTTTACCGATGCCGCCGCAGTGGACGTTGTTTCGTTTGCTGCCCCTTTTGCGCCTACCCCGTGCTTCGATTCTGATTAACCGCAACCTGCATTACGTTTCCCCCCACATTTCTGGTCTCTACGGCGCTCAAATTTCAGCACTGTTAATCATTGTGTTGATCATGCTCTTTGGGGGGCTGGCTTTTTATATCATCGAAGGAACGTCAAACCCAGATATTCACAGCCTTGGGGATGCCCTATGGTACAGCTTTTTCTCCTTGGTGTCTGCCGAACCCATCGGCGCCTATCCCAAAACCCACGCAGGACGTGTCATTACACTGGTGGTCGTCTTGTCTGGTTTAACCCTATTTGCAGTCTTCACCGGGGTGGTGTCAGCCTTCATGGTGCAGCGATTGCACTCGGTCATGAGCATTAAGCACTTTGACTTGGATGAGTTGCGCAACCACATTATTCTCTGTGGATGGAATCGCAGTGCCCCCCTTGTGTTACAGGAGTTGCAAACCGATCCCCAAACCCGCCATGCGCCGATTGTCATTGTTGCCGAACTTGAACACTTGCCCTTAAATGAGTTGCGAGCTGTGGATCAAAATCGTCTTTACTTTTATTCCGGGGACTATACCCGCATTGATGTGCTAGAGAAAGTGCAAATTTACCATGCCTCCCGCGCCATTCTCTTGGCAGACACTAGTCAGCCCCGCAGTGATCAAGACCGCGATGCCCGAACAGTTCTCGCTGCACTGACCATGGAAAAACTCAATCCAACGATTTACACCTGTGCCCAGCTTTTGGATCGCAATAATAATGTGCAACTTCAGGCGGCAGGGGTGGAGGATGTGGTAGTGGCCGATGAAATGGCAGGTCACCTCATTGGCAATGCTGTGCGCAATCAGGGGGCGATGGATGTTTTTGCTGAACTCCTAACGGTACAGGTGGGGAATCAGTTTTATCGGCTCCCTTTGCCCGCAGTCCTAGCAGGCAAAACCTTTTGGTATGCTCAAAGACACCTAAAGGAGCGGGATGATGCCCTCCTCGTCGCTGTGGAGCGTCGCATTGAGGGGCGTCGCCAGACGGAGATTAATCCGCCAATGAACTATGAGTTACAGGTGGGAGATTACTTGGTGGTGATTGCGCGGCAGTGTCCACAGTGGGGATAAGGCAATGGAAATTTCTTCCCAAGTAGAGCTGCCCTTTCCCCGTGACTCTGTCTATCGCATCTATCGCGATCGCCTGCCTGAGCTGGTGAATTGGATGCCCAATGTACGGGAAATTGAAGTGCAGGAGCGCAAAGAACACCCCCAAGCCCTAGAGATGGTCTTGGTTTGGCATGGTGGTGGCGAAATTCCGGCAGCAGCACGGGCGCTCTTAAGTGAAGCGATGCTTTCGTGGACAGACTATACCCATTGGGACGATCGCGACTATCTCACGCGCTGGCGCATTGCCCCCCATGCTTTTACCGAGGCGATTGACTGCCGAGGGGAAAATCAATTTATTGCTGCGGGCAACTCAACTATTATCACTAGCCGTGGCCATCTACGCATTGATCCAAAACGCATTCCGGGAGTACCTTCATTCCTAGCTGGCATGATTGCCCGCGCTGTGGAGGAGTATCTCGGCCAACGCATCGAACCCAATTTTCAGCAACTGGCAGCGAGTGTGGCAGCATTTTTGCAGGCTGAGGGATGACAATTAGCATTGACATCCTCCCCCTGCTTTAGCAGGGGGATTCCTAAGCCTCACGACTTAGGTTTCTGTTTCTTCGCGGTTGCCCTTTAGACGTATGCCTATCAGGTCTTACACCTGCTCCACAGACTGCAACCGTGTGTCCCACGGCCAAAATGTTTTGAGCCGCATTCACATCTCGGTCGTGGTGTGCCCCACATTCAGGGCAGTCCCATTCCCGGACGTTCAGCGGCAGCTGCTCAACCACGTGACCACACTTTCCACAGCGTTTAGAACTGGGGAACCATTGGTCAATTTTTACCAGTGTCCGACCATACCACTGGGTTTTATAGTCCAATTGCCGTATCAGTTCACCCCATCCAGCATCGCTGATGGATCGGGCAAGCTGACGGTTCTTGACCATATTTTTCACAGCCAATGACTCGACCACAATCGTTTGGTTTTCACATACCAATCGAGTCGTCAACTTGTGCAAATGGTCTTTTCTGCAATCAGCGATCTTCTGTTGAATCTTGGCGACTTTCAGCCGCGCCTTATCCCAATTGCGAGAGCCTTTTTGCTTGCGACTCAAAGACTGCTGAGCCTTACGGAGTCGTTTGTAATGGCGGTCAAAGTGCTTGGGGTTGGCGACCTTTTCCCCTGTACTCAGGGTAACGAGACTGTTAAGTCCTGCATCCAAACCAACCGACTGGTTGACGGGTTGCAGTGTCAGGTCTCTGGGGTCGTCAAACCTCAGACTGACATACCACTGTCCAGCGGGGTTAAGCCGGACTGTAACGGTGGATGGCTCAACGCCTTCTGGCAATTGCCTAGACCATCTAATATTCAATGGCTCCAGACACTTTGCCAGAAACAATTTCCCGTCTTTCCACCTGAAAGCAGACTTGGTGAATTCTGCGCTGCCACCATGGCGTTTCTTTTTGAAGTTGGGATATTTCGCCCGACCCGCAAAGAAGTTGTTGAAGGCAGATTGCAGATGCCTCAAGGCCTGTTGCAACGGAACAGAGCTAACCTCATTCAAAAACTGGAGGTCATCTTGCTTCTTCCACTCGGTAAGCAAAACAGAGGTTTGGGTGTAATCAATTCTCTCCTGCCGTTCACGCCAAGCTTCTGTTCTCACTGCCAACGCTCGGTTATAAACCAACCGAACACAGCCCAACGTTTTCCGAAGCAGGGATTCCTGCTCGGTCGTCGGGTAGAAGCGGTAACTGAAAGCCTTTTCCATGCCTTAGATTGTAACAGTGAGTGTACTTGGCAGTCGTAGACTGCCGCTCCTATCCCTCCCCTTCCTAAAGGAAGGGGTCTCCCGGAGGTAACGATGAAGGTGCTGGAGCAAACAGACTATCGCTTGCGTTTGCAGGAACGGCCTTTGGCTCTTTGGCTTTTTGGCGGGCTGTTTTGTCTGGTTCCTGTTCTCATTTTGAGTGTCTTTCCTGTTGCTGACATTGAGTGTCAACGCCAAACGTTTCCCTATGAGTGTGTGGTCACCACCACGTCCTTTGTCACTCAAGAGCGGGTCAAAATTCCACTCTCGGTGCTGCGACAGGCAAAGTTGGAGGACTACATTGACAGTGAGGGCGATCGCATGTACCGGATCGTCCTTGAGGGTGTGGCTGACTCAATACCCTTGGGCATCGCCTCCTCAGATGCGGGCGATCGCGCCACCATCGTGGAGCAAATTAACCAGTTCTTAGCGAACCCCAACCAAATGCAACTGTCTGCTCGTGTGGACGATCGCTGGCTGATTCAGATAGTTGTAGGGGTGTTCTTTTTGGTGGGGGCGAGTCTGATTGCCTTGACTCCTGTCTTGACCCTCGATCTGGATCGCAGTAGTGGCACCTTGACGATTTTCCATGCCAATTTCTTCCGCCGAACTCACAAGGAATTGCGCCTGCGCGAGATTAGTGACATTACTATTGAAAGCTCCGTGGATTCCGAGGGCGATCGCCTGTATCGCGTCGTTGTTCACCTAGCCTCTGGCGAGAAAGTCCCGCTGCGGCACTACTACAGTAGTGGCTATAACAGCAAGAAAGAACTGGCCAATCACCTGCGTCAGTTTCTCTATCTGCCGCCCTACGACTAATTCTGGCGGTGCGCAGACTGGCTGTTGATTACACTGGAGATGATGGCATAATGCAGTCACGGTCAGTGGGATTCTGCCCTCAATTATCACTATGCAACCAACGGATCCAACAAAGTTTACTGATAAAGCATGGGAAGCCATTGTTAAGTCCCAAGATGTGGCACGGGAGTATCGCAGCCAATATCTAGAAACAGAGCACGTGATGATTGCTCTGCTGCGGGAGGAAGGTTTAGGCCAACTCATTCTTGAACGGGCGGATATTGACACTGAATGGGTACTCAAGCGGCTGATGGATTTTGCGAAGCAGCAGCCCCGTGTTCCCACAGGGAGTGAACTGTACTGTGGCCGTAGTTTGGACGCCCTTCTGGATGAAGCCAACCGCCTGCGCCAAGAGCATGAGGATCAGTTTATTTCGGTTGAGCATCTGCTGCTTGCCTTTGTCGGCGATCGCCGGATCGGTCAACGCCTCTTCCGCGCTTTGAATTGCGATCGCGAGCAGTTGGCGGCCACGGTTAAAGCCATTCGTGGTTCTCAAAAAGTCTTAGATCAAAACCCCGAAAATAAATACGCCGCCCTTGAAAAATACGGCCGCGATCTCACCGAAGCGGCACGCCAAGGCAAATTGGATCCCGTCATTGGCCGCGATGAGGAAATTCGCCGTGTCATTCAAGTCCTCTCCCGCCGCACCAAAAACAATCCCGTGCTGATTGGTGAACCCGGCGTTGGCAAAACAGCAATTGCCGAAGGTCTGGCGCAACGAATTATCAATGGCGATGTACCGGAATCTCTGAAAAATCGGCGGCTGATTTCCCTTGATCTCGGTAGTCTGGTGGCGGGTGCCAAATTTCGCGGCGACTTTGAAGACCGCCTCAAGGCCGTTCTCCACGAAGTAACCCATTCCGACGGTCAAATTGTTCTCTTTATTGATGAGCTGCACACCGTTGTCGGCGCCGGTGCCAATCAAAACTCCTCGATGGATGCCAGCAACTTGCTCAAACCCATGTTGGCGCGGGGTGAACTGCGCTGTATTGGTGCCACCACCCTAGACGAATACCGCAAGTATATTGAGAAGGATGCTGCCCTCGAGCGGCGTTTTCAGCAGGTGTATATTGGCCAGCCCAGTGTTGAGGATACGATCTCGATTTTGCGCGGCCTCAAGGATCGCTACGAAATTCA contains these protein-coding regions:
- the menB gene encoding 1,4-dihydroxy-2-naphthoyl-CoA synthase; this translates as MDSVHWQQVHNYTDILYHKTTGIAKITINRPHKRNAFRPQTIVEMSQAFEDARNDPTIGVVLLTGAGPHTDGKYAFCAGGDQSIRGEAGYLDEQGVARLNVLDLQRQIRSLPKVVIALVAGYAIGGGHVLHLVCDLTIAAENAIFGQTGPRVGSFDAGFGASYLARIVGQKKAREIWFLCRQYTAQEALAMGLVNALVPVEELEAEGIRWAQEILTKSPLAIRCLKAAFNADCDGQAGLQELAGNATLLYYLTEESAEGKNAFLEKRPPNFQQFPWRP
- a CDS encoding Ycf34 family protein gives rise to the protein MCICVNCALVDRCTTYYAVEEQHQQPHLTLTPDFDPIEPTINVNIRTQGEEIQLEWDVVGCASFVEDQGRWARLRPGELIPT
- a CDS encoding TrkA-related ion transporter; translation: MGRSQRQQQLDVFIHSPQVEIALFVLILAWALLVVLDVLWIQPGQPNFYIVLAEVPLRLCFFIELFLRFAIARKKKRFFRHYWLDLVAILPMPPQWTLFRLLPLLRLPRASILINRNLHYVSPHISGLYGAQISALLIIVLIMLFGGLAFYIIEGTSNPDIHSLGDALWYSFFSLVSAEPIGAYPKTHAGRVITLVVVLSGLTLFAVFTGVVSAFMVQRLHSVMSIKHFDLDELRNHIILCGWNRSAPLVLQELQTDPQTRHAPIVIVAELEHLPLNELRAVDQNRLYFYSGDYTRIDVLEKVQIYHASRAILLADTSQPRSDQDRDARTVLAALTMEKLNPTIYTCAQLLDRNNNVQLQAAGVEDVVVADEMAGHLIGNAVRNQGAMDVFAELLTVQVGNQFYRLPLPAVLAGKTFWYAQRHLKERDDALLVAVERRIEGRRQTEINPPMNYELQVGDYLVVIARQCPQWG
- a CDS encoding SRPBCC family protein; translation: MEISSQVELPFPRDSVYRIYRDRLPELVNWMPNVREIEVQERKEHPQALEMVLVWHGGGEIPAAARALLSEAMLSWTDYTHWDDRDYLTRWRIAPHAFTEAIDCRGENQFIAAGNSTIITSRGHLRIDPKRIPGVPSFLAGMIARAVEEYLGQRIEPNFQQLAASVAAFLQAEG
- a CDS encoding transposase, yielding MEKAFSYRFYPTTEQESLLRKTLGCVRLVYNRALAVRTEAWRERQERIDYTQTSVLLTEWKKQDDLQFLNEVSSVPLQQALRHLQSAFNNFFAGRAKYPNFKKKRHGGSAEFTKSAFRWKDGKLFLAKCLEPLNIRWSRQLPEGVEPSTVTVRLNPAGQWYVSLRFDDPRDLTLQPVNQSVGLDAGLNSLVTLSTGEKVANPKHFDRHYKRLRKAQQSLSRKQKGSRNWDKARLKVAKIQQKIADCRKDHLHKLTTRLVCENQTIVVESLAVKNMVKNRQLARSISDAGWGELIRQLDYKTQWYGRTLVKIDQWFPSSKRCGKCGHVVEQLPLNVREWDCPECGAHHDRDVNAAQNILAVGHTVAVCGAGVRPDRHTSKGQPRRNRNLSREA